A window from Vigna angularis cultivar LongXiaoDou No.4 chromosome 7, ASM1680809v1, whole genome shotgun sequence encodes these proteins:
- the LOC108337352 gene encoding replication protein A 32 kDa subunit A translates to MFSSSQFDATAGFSGGGFMSSQPSNFNDSSPAPPKSRETQGLVPVTVKQISEASQTGDEKSNFVINGVDLNNVTLVGMAFEKVERNTDVNFVLDDGTGRIKCRRWVNETFDTKEMEEVMNGMYVRVFGHLKSFQGVRQLVAFSVRPVTNFEEIPFHFIDCIHNHLRSKLKLEGITSTNPSSVSSLNTPVKNAPNGSQPPTSTPAYAQYSVDGLKDCDKLIIDYLQQHSDMSDERGIHVNELSRELKLPMDRIMLSLKTLGDDGLVYSTIDDYHYKQA, encoded by the exons ATGTTCTCTAGCTCCCAATTCGATGCCACCGCCGGCTTCTCCGGCGGCGGATTCATGTCCTCTCAGCCGTCTAACTTCAACGATTCATCTCCCGCACCACCAAAA AGTCGCGAAACTCAGGGTTTGGTGCCGGTGACGGTGAAGCAGATTAGTGAAGCCTCTCAAACCGGTGACGAAAAATCGAATTTCGTGATCAACGGTGTAGATCTGAACAAT GTAACACTAGTGGGGATGGCGTTTGAGAAAGTTGAGAGAAACACCGATGTCAATTTTGTTTTGGACGATGGAACTGGACGAATAAAATGCCGAAGATG GGTTAATGAGACTTTTGACACgaaggaaatggaggaagtaaT GAATGGTATGTACGTCCGTGTTTTTGGGCATTTGAAAAGTTTCCAAGGCGTTAGGCAACTTGTAGCTTTCTCTGTCAG GCCCGTGACAAATTTTGAGGAGATCCCTTTTCACTTTATTGATTGCATACATAACCATCTGCGCTCCAAACTGAAG TTGGAAGGAATCACTTCTACAAATCCTTCATCTGTCTCATCTTTGAACACTCCTGTCAAAAATGCCCCAAATGGATCTCAGCCGCCCACGTCAACTCCA GCATATGCACAGTATAGCGTGGATGGACTTAAGGATTGCGATAAATTGATTATTGACTACCTGCAGCAGCATTCAGATAT GTCAGATGAACGGGGAATACATGTCAATGAACTATCCCGGGAGCTCAAGCTTCCAATGGACAGGATCAT GTTGTCGCTGAAGACTCTTGGAGACGATGGTTTAGTATACTCTACCATTGATGACTACCATTACAAACAAGCTTGA